The Helianthus annuus cultivar XRQ/B chromosome 16, HanXRQr2.0-SUNRISE, whole genome shotgun sequence genome includes a window with the following:
- the LOC110918265 gene encoding mRNA-capping enzyme: MNISMDLNASPEPEEDEEIFEPNFSEDSAPEEKQSHHHYQHVEHGESAVDIMRREREERKLRLKRERPDDKPKQQAAYQAMNDHLFQAKSQRTYDKSRLPPGWLDCPAYGQEIGGIVPSKVPLGESYNDCIVPGKRYSFRQVIHQQRVLGRKLGMVIDLTNTTRYYSVNDWKKEGIKYVKINCKGRDSVPENEAVNQFVYEVSQFLARQKNSKKYVLVHCTHGHNRTGYMIIHYLMRTLPISVTQAIRIFSEARPPGIYKPDYIDALYAFYHEQKPDMVTCPPTPEWKRSSEFDLNGEALPDEDDDGVPLDPLDGNNHEDTEGVMTNDDVLGDSIPQDQQDSFRQFCYQALKLSAGARGNQQFPGSHPVSLDRENLQLLRQRYYYATWKADGTRYMMLITMDGCYLIDRNFVFRRVQMRFPWKLNNEGLAEKVHHYTLLDGEMIIDTVPDTRKQERRYLIYDLMAINHVSIIERPFYERWKMLEKEVVEPRNHERGVIFKNRYSMYRYDLEPFRVRRKDFWLLSTVTKLLKEFIPRLSHDADGLVFQGWDDPYVPRTHEGLLKWKYASMNSVDFLFEMAEDRQLLFLFERGKKKLMEGNKIAFGDDVDPESYSGKIIECAWNSEEEVWVCMRVRTDKATPNEFNTYRKVMRSIKDNITEEVLLDEINEIIQLPMYADRIKRDSKGHHHSSSRPK, from the exons CATCATCATTATCAACATGTAGAACATGGAGAGTCGGCAGTGGATATTATGCGTCGG GAGCGTGAAGAAAGAAAGCTAAGACTGAAACGAGAACGCCCAGATGACAAACCGAAACAACAGGCTGCTTACCAGGCCATGAATGATCATTTATTTCAAGCAAAGAGTCAAAGAACTTACGATAAGAGTAGGCTTCCTCCAG GATGGTTGGATTGCCCGGCATATGGTCAAGAAATAGGTGGTATTGTTCCTTCTAAAGTTCCTCTTGGTGAGTCTTACAATGACTGTATTGTACCTGGTAAAAGATACTCATTTAGACAAGTCATTCACCAACAACGAGTTTTGGGCCGCAAG CTGGGCATGGTGATTGACCTTACAAATACAACTCGTTACTATTCTGTAAATGATTGGAAGAAAGAAGGCATCAAGTATGTTAAG atcaattgcaaggggcgtGACTCAGTACCAGAGAACGAGGCCGTAAATCAGTTTGTGTATGAG GTTTCTCAGTTTCTAGCTCGACAGAAGAACTCAAAGAAGTATGTTCTTGTTCATTGCACACATGGGCATAACCGTACAGGCTATATGATTATACATTATCTCATGCGAACGCTGCCAATATCTGTAACTCAG GCAATAAGAATATTTTCTGAAGCACGCCCGCCTGGAATATATAAACCGGATTATATCGATGCCTTATATGCCTTCTATCATGAACAAAAACCTGATATGGTCACTTGCCCTCCGACTCCTGAGTGGAAACGATCTTCTGAATTTGATCTGAATGGAGAGGCGTTAccggatgaagatgatgatggagTACCTCTCGATCCTCTGGAT GGCAATAACCATGAGGATACAGAGGGAGTCATGACAaatgatgatgttttgggtgatAGTATCCCTCAAGATCAGCAAGATTCTTTCAGGCAGTTTTGTTATCAAGCATTGAAATTAAGTGCAGGG GCTAGAGGGAACCAGCAGTTTCCAGGGTCACATCCAGTTTCTCTAGACAG GGAGAACCTGCAACTTCTTAGGCAGCGTTACTATTATGCAACATGGAAAGCTGATGGAACAAGATATATGATGTTAATTACTATGGATGGATGTTATCTAATCGACAGAAATTTTGTCTTCCGAAGGGTCCAGATGAGATTCCCCTGGAAACTAAATAATGAA GGTTTAGCTGAGAAGGTTCACCACTACACACTGCTTGATGGTGAGATGATAATCGATACTGTACCCGACACTAGGAAACAAGAAAGACGTTATCTGATTTATGATTTGATGGCAATCAATCACGTCTCTATAATTGAG AGACCATTCTATGAACGATGGAAAATGCTGGAGAAGGAAGTGGTTGAACCTCGAAACCATGAACGGGGAGTTATTTTCAAAAATAGATATTCCATGTATAGATATGACTTGGAGCCATTCAGG GTAAGGAGGAAGGACTTTTGGCTGCTTTCTACTGTCACTAAGCTTTTAAAGGAGTTCATTCCCAGGCTTTCACATGATGCAGATGGTCTTGTTTTTCAG GGTTGGGATGACCCTTATGTCCCACGTACACATGAAGGACTTTTGAAGTGGAAATATGCATCGATGAACTCAGTGGATTTTCTTTTTGAG ATGGCTGAAGATCGCCAACTACTTTTTCTTTTTGAACGGGGGAAGAAGAAGCTGATGGAGGGGAACAAAATTGCATTTGGTG ATGATGTTGATCCGGAATCATACTCGGGGAAGATTATCGAGTGTGCTTGGAATTCAGAGGAAGAAGTTTGGGTCTGCATGCGGGTCAGGACAGATAAAGCTACACCAAACGAGTTCAATACATATAGAAAG GTGATGCGGAGCATAAAGGACAACATCACAGAGGAAGTGTTATTGGATGAGATAAATGAGATAATTCAGTTGCCGATGTATGCAGATAGAATTAAACGTGACAGCAAAGGCCACCACCACTCTAGTTCAAGACCTAAATGA